From a region of the Monodelphis domestica isolate mMonDom1 chromosome 8, mMonDom1.pri, whole genome shotgun sequence genome:
- the LRRIQ4 gene encoding leucine-rich repeat and IQ domain-containing protein 4 isoform X2 — MFADHVLKLLSGKQKTSVTKSQPEAPPERVGDKKYFLDASNKNLTFIPANILELWELEELHLENNVLEGIAREIHNLTNLKILYLNNNDMKLICKDLGELSNLQSLDFSNNPLVPTTLPVIAHLRALRQLRLYKIQLEKFPIQICKCLHHLELLGLSHNKLKDLPKEIVNQTKLKEIYLQDNHFENFPQELCALYNLEIIDLEQNRIPVIPDEISSLTKLEKFFIASNVVTVLPDSLGSCNKLIVLDVSNNYLHNLPSTLKELTEIRELGLSGNCMEKVPRLICKWTMLHLLYMKNTCLKTLRRSFKRLLNVTILDLSQNYFEFFPQEICALKNLELLSLDDNRICQVPPEVVNLVKLKALSLTGNNFMIFPEEVLLIESLEQLYLGQDQGTKLTYISENIMKLTNLKELYLENNSLENLPDSLGSIKTLEMLDCHNNQLKELPDSICEISAHFTDEETEANRVKWLVQGHLPAKGLRLDLNLRR, encoded by the exons ATGTTTGCGGACCATGTTTTGAAACTTCTGTCGGGGAAGCAAAAAACTTCTGTAACCAAGTCCCAACCAGAAGCCCCACCAGAACGAGTAGGTGACAAAAAATATTTCCTGGATGCTTCCAATAAAAATCTCACCTTTATCCCAGCTAACATCTTAGAACTTTGGGAGCTTGAAGAGTTACACTTAGAAAACAATGTGCTTGAGGGTATCGCCAGAGAAATCCACAATCTCACCAACCTGAAGATTCTCTACCTGAACAACAATGACATGAAACTTATTTGCAAAGACCTCGGAGAATTGTCAAATCTTCAAAGTCTGGACTTCAGCAACAATCCCCTGGTTCCCACCACTTTGCCTGTCATTGCCCATCTGCGGGCCCTTCGACAGCTCCGACTTTATAAAATCCAACTGGAGAAATTCCCCATTCAGATCTGTAAATGTCTGCACCATCTGGAGCTGCTGGGCTTGTCTCACAATAAGCTGAAGGATCTGCCCAAAGAAATCGTCAACCAGACCAAACTGAAAGAGATCTACCTGCAGGATAACCACTTTGAAAACTTCCCTCAGGAGCTGTGTGCCCTTTACAACCTGGAGATCATAGACCTGGAGCAGAACCGAATCCCAGTCATCCCGGACGAGATCAGCAGCCTGACAAAATTGGAGAAATTCTTCATCGCCTCTAATGTCGTGACGGTCCTCCCCGATTCTCTGGGAAGTTGTAACAAGCTCATAGTCCTGGATGTCTCCAATAACTACCTGCACAATCTGCCCTCCACCCTTAAAGAGCTGACAGAAATAAGGGAGCTGGGCCTTTCTGGAAACTGCATGGAGAAGGTGCCCAGGCTCATCTGCAAGTGGACAATGCTTCATCTCCTGTACATGAAGAACACCTGTCTGAAAACCCTTCGCCGCTCCTTCAAACGGCTGCTCAATGTCACCATCTTGGATTTGAGTCaaaattactttgaatttttcCCTCAAGAGATCTGTGCTTTGAAAAACCTGGAGCTCTTGTCCCTGGATGACAATCGTATCTGCCAG GTCCCTCCAGAGGTGGTCAACCTTGTCAAACTGAAGGCACTTAGTTTAACTGgaaataatttcatgatatttccAGAGGAAGTCTTGCTAATTGAATCATTAGAACAACTATATCTGGGACAAGACCAAGGAACTAAACTGACCTATATCTCAGAAAACATCATGAAGTTAACG aatCTGAAAGAGCTGTATTTAGAGAACAATAGCCTGGAGAATCTGCCTGATTCATTGGGTTCAATCAAAACCTTAGAGATGTTGGATTGTCACAACAATCAGCTTAAGGAGCTTCCAGACTCTATATGTGAAATATCAG ctcattttacagatgaggaaactgaggcaaacagggtgaagtggcttgtccagggtcatctgCCTGCTAaaggtctgaggttggatttgaacttgagaaggtga
- the LRRIQ4 gene encoding leucine-rich repeat and IQ domain-containing protein 4 isoform X1 — MFADHVLKLLSGKQKTSVTKSQPEAPPERVGDKKYFLDASNKNLTFIPANILELWELEELHLENNVLEGIAREIHNLTNLKILYLNNNDMKLICKDLGELSNLQSLDFSNNPLVPTTLPVIAHLRALRQLRLYKIQLEKFPIQICKCLHHLELLGLSHNKLKDLPKEIVNQTKLKEIYLQDNHFENFPQELCALYNLEIIDLEQNRIPVIPDEISSLTKLEKFFIASNVVTVLPDSLGSCNKLIVLDVSNNYLHNLPSTLKELTEIRELGLSGNCMEKVPRLICKWTMLHLLYMKNTCLKTLRRSFKRLLNVTILDLSQNYFEFFPQEICALKNLELLSLDDNRICQVPPEVVNLVKLKALSLTGNNFMIFPEEVLLIESLEQLYLGQDQGTKLTYISENIMKLTNLKELYLENNSLENLPDSLGSIKTLEMLDCHNNQLKELPDSICEISALKTLLLENNQLTALPLKMDELQNLQVLNLEGNPMEAPPPEVLHAGIEEIWKYLKERRLMITMATKLQAWYRAVRVRKGLGSNEEIYKLLKKGKTSPKDKKGKKGEKEKGKAPAKGKKK, encoded by the exons ATGTTTGCGGACCATGTTTTGAAACTTCTGTCGGGGAAGCAAAAAACTTCTGTAACCAAGTCCCAACCAGAAGCCCCACCAGAACGAGTAGGTGACAAAAAATATTTCCTGGATGCTTCCAATAAAAATCTCACCTTTATCCCAGCTAACATCTTAGAACTTTGGGAGCTTGAAGAGTTACACTTAGAAAACAATGTGCTTGAGGGTATCGCCAGAGAAATCCACAATCTCACCAACCTGAAGATTCTCTACCTGAACAACAATGACATGAAACTTATTTGCAAAGACCTCGGAGAATTGTCAAATCTTCAAAGTCTGGACTTCAGCAACAATCCCCTGGTTCCCACCACTTTGCCTGTCATTGCCCATCTGCGGGCCCTTCGACAGCTCCGACTTTATAAAATCCAACTGGAGAAATTCCCCATTCAGATCTGTAAATGTCTGCACCATCTGGAGCTGCTGGGCTTGTCTCACAATAAGCTGAAGGATCTGCCCAAAGAAATCGTCAACCAGACCAAACTGAAAGAGATCTACCTGCAGGATAACCACTTTGAAAACTTCCCTCAGGAGCTGTGTGCCCTTTACAACCTGGAGATCATAGACCTGGAGCAGAACCGAATCCCAGTCATCCCGGACGAGATCAGCAGCCTGACAAAATTGGAGAAATTCTTCATCGCCTCTAATGTCGTGACGGTCCTCCCCGATTCTCTGGGAAGTTGTAACAAGCTCATAGTCCTGGATGTCTCCAATAACTACCTGCACAATCTGCCCTCCACCCTTAAAGAGCTGACAGAAATAAGGGAGCTGGGCCTTTCTGGAAACTGCATGGAGAAGGTGCCCAGGCTCATCTGCAAGTGGACAATGCTTCATCTCCTGTACATGAAGAACACCTGTCTGAAAACCCTTCGCCGCTCCTTCAAACGGCTGCTCAATGTCACCATCTTGGATTTGAGTCaaaattactttgaatttttcCCTCAAGAGATCTGTGCTTTGAAAAACCTGGAGCTCTTGTCCCTGGATGACAATCGTATCTGCCAG GTCCCTCCAGAGGTGGTCAACCTTGTCAAACTGAAGGCACTTAGTTTAACTGgaaataatttcatgatatttccAGAGGAAGTCTTGCTAATTGAATCATTAGAACAACTATATCTGGGACAAGACCAAGGAACTAAACTGACCTATATCTCAGAAAACATCATGAAGTTAACG aatCTGAAAGAGCTGTATTTAGAGAACAATAGCCTGGAGAATCTGCCTGATTCATTGGGTTCAATCAAAACCTTAGAGATGTTGGATTGTCACAACAATCAGCTTAAGGAGCTTCCAGACTCTATATGTGAAATATCAG cTTTGAAAACATTGCTTCTTGAGAACAACCAGCTGACTGCACTTCCATTAAAAATGGATGAGCTACAAAACCTCCAGGTTCTCAATCTAGAAGGAAATCCCATGGAAGCCCCTCCGCCGGAAGTGTTGCATGCAGGGATTGAGGAAATATGGAAATACTTAAAGGAAAGAAGATTGATGATCACAATGGCTactaag